Below is a genomic region from Aurantimonas sp. HBX-1.
GAGATCGGCGACATCGCCGTCGGAAAGCGGCGCGGCGGCTTCGGCGGCCTGGCGGAGCGCGGTCTTCAACCCGGAGAACGAGAAATCGAGCCGGGCCTCGCCGCGCAGCGGCCGCGGCAGGGCAAAACGCGTGGCGTCCCCGGTGGCCGCCCTACGCTCGACATTGGGGCCGCCCGGCTGCGGCAGCTGCAGCAGCTTGGCCGTCTTGTCGAAGGCCTCGCCGAGCGCGTCGTCGATCGTTGTGCCCCAGCGCTCGTAGGTGCCGAGGCCGCGCACCAGCAGGATCTGGGTGTGGCCGCCGGAGACCAGCAGCAGGAGGTAGGGATAGTCCAGCCGGTCGGTGAGGCGGGGAGTGAGGGCGTGGCCCTCGAGATGGTTTACCGCGACGAACGGCAGGCCCCGGGCGGCGGCGATCGCCTTGCCGGTCATCGCCCCGACGATCAGTCCGCCGACGAGGCCGGGGCCGGTGGTGGCGGCGATGGCCGCGAGGTCGCCGAAGCCGAGCCCGGCGTCGTCCATGGCGGCACGGACGATGCCGTCCAGCGCCTCGACATGCGCGCGCGCCGCGATCTCCGGCACGACGCCGCCGAAGGCGGCATGTTCCTCGACTTGGCTGAGCACGACATTGGCGAGGATCACCGGCGCGCCGTCACGGTCGCGGCCGACCACCGCCGCGGCGGTCTCGTCGCAGCTCGTCTCGATGCCGAGGATCGGTGTCGCGGTCATGGGCTTCCCTTCGCGCCGCCGTTCTACCGGTTCCGGCGCAAGATGGAAGCCGCGGGTGGTGGCGGGCCCGCCCGCGATTGATCTTCGCCGCTCCGATCTTCTATGCATGAGGACCGCGCCGCGAGGCCGGCGCGGCGCAAGCCGCGGAAGCAATGAACCGGGAGGCCCGCCTTGGCGACGGACGGCATCATCCGCATCGGAACACGCGGCAGCCAGCTCGCGCTGGCGCAGGCCAGCGAGGTGCGGGCCCGGCTGATGGTCGCCCACGGCCTGCCGGCGGAGCGCTTCGAGGTGACGGTGATCTCCACCTCCGGCGACCGGATCCTCGACCGGCCGCTGTCGGAA
It encodes:
- the tsaD gene encoding tRNA (adenosine(37)-N6)-threonylcarbamoyltransferase complex transferase subunit TsaD, coding for MTATPILGIETSCDETAAAVVGRDRDGAPVILANVVLSQVEEHAAFGGVVPEIAARAHVEALDGIVRAAMDDAGLGFGDLAAIAATTGPGLVGGLIVGAMTGKAIAAARGLPFVAVNHLEGHALTPRLTDRLDYPYLLLLVSGGHTQILLVRGLGTYERWGTTIDDALGEAFDKTAKLLQLPQPGGPNVERRAATGDATRFALPRPLRGEARLDFSFSGLKTALRQAAEAAAPLSDGDVADLCASFQAAAADSLADRTRRALERFRAEFPDLADPVLAVAGGVAANRAIRTALEAEAGKAGVRLVAPPAALCTDNAAMVAYAGLERFEAGLVDGLEAPVRSRWPLDAGAVPLVGFGRRGAKA